One Thermus sp. CCB_US3_UF1 DNA window includes the following coding sequences:
- a CDS encoding glycerol-3-phosphate acyltransferase encodes MTALLLPLAYLLGALPLGYWLARRRGVDLRTASPYTLGLENALRRLGLGLTLLSFLLDFLKGYLPLLLGRGLGLDLAGLLLLGVGVYLGHLYPLFFRDPWPLRAKGAGVLLGVLAALPLEPALGLLPVALALGLYALTGYASLGALGLPLGLLGATFLGGFSPEEKLWAALLFLLALWRYKENLGRILEGTEPRLGNPLPLPSERQVVCAFLIHPLTLEDFWQSPRFRWARPLVRLGLLPQAWVERLAEFFRPMKVGEVRGVRTADGREILCHLISAPLLPHQIKGKPELAVRRAVQGARLARELGATVVGLGAFWSVVGEKGKAVQEAVPGIEVTNGGAYTAGTVKAAIPAILAHFAQSGKDLKATTAAVVGANGVVAFGIARQIAPLVGRLILVGRDQERLEKAAESLRKNLERKGQAPEILVSTEVGSIKEADLVFTATSDPNPVILPEHVKPGAWIYDEGVPPDVHPAVRGVPGVRVIPGGVVRLPGAARATLDLHFGAPDQVPACLAETMILAAEEAFSRKSLGGEVKAENIQFFVERAEALGFRVVE; translated from the coding sequence ATGACGGCCTTGCTCCTTCCCTTGGCCTACCTCTTGGGGGCCCTCCCCCTGGGGTACTGGCTGGCCCGGCGGCGCGGGGTGGACCTGCGTACGGCCAGCCCCTACACCCTAGGCCTCGAGAACGCCTTGAGGCGGCTCGGCCTCGGCCTAACCCTCCTTTCCTTCCTTCTGGACTTCCTCAAGGGGTACCTGCCCCTCCTCCTGGGCCGGGGCCTAGGCCTGGACCTGGCCGGACTCCTCCTCCTGGGGGTGGGGGTCTACCTGGGCCACCTTTACCCCCTCTTTTTCCGCGACCCCTGGCCCCTGCGGGCCAAGGGGGCCGGGGTCTTGCTGGGGGTTTTGGCGGCCCTGCCCCTGGAGCCGGCCCTGGGTCTTTTGCCCGTGGCCCTCGCCCTGGGGCTTTACGCCCTTACGGGCTACGCCTCCTTGGGGGCCTTGGGGCTTCCCCTGGGCCTTTTGGGGGCGACCTTCCTCGGGGGGTTTTCCCCTGAGGAAAAGCTTTGGGCGGCCCTTCTCTTCCTCCTTGCCCTTTGGCGGTACAAGGAGAACCTGGGGCGCATCCTGGAGGGGACCGAGCCCCGCTTGGGCAACCCCTTACCCCTTCCCTCGGAGCGGCAGGTGGTCTGCGCCTTTCTCATCCACCCCCTTACCCTGGAAGATTTCTGGCAAAGTCCCCGCTTCCGCTGGGCCAGACCCCTAGTGCGCCTGGGCCTTTTGCCCCAGGCCTGGGTGGAGCGCCTGGCGGAGTTCTTCCGCCCCATGAAGGTGGGGGAGGTGCGGGGGGTGCGGACCGCGGACGGGCGGGAGATCCTCTGCCACCTCATCTCCGCCCCCCTCCTGCCCCACCAGATCAAGGGCAAGCCGGAGCTGGCGGTGCGGCGGGCGGTCCAGGGGGCGCGTCTGGCCCGCGAGCTGGGGGCCACGGTGGTGGGCCTGGGGGCCTTCTGGAGCGTGGTAGGGGAGAAGGGAAAGGCGGTGCAGGAGGCGGTGCCGGGCATAGAGGTGACCAACGGCGGGGCCTACACCGCCGGCACGGTCAAGGCCGCCATCCCCGCCATCCTGGCCCACTTTGCCCAAAGCGGCAAGGACCTGAAGGCCACCACGGCGGCTGTGGTGGGGGCCAACGGGGTGGTGGCCTTCGGCATCGCCCGGCAGATCGCCCCCCTGGTGGGGCGGCTCATCCTGGTGGGGCGGGACCAGGAGCGGCTGGAAAAGGCGGCGGAGAGCCTTAGGAAGAACCTGGAGCGCAAGGGGCAGGCCCCCGAGATCCTGGTCTCCACCGAGGTGGGGTCCATCAAGGAGGCCGATTTGGTCTTCACCGCCACCAGCGACCCCAACCCCGTCATCCTGCCGGAGCACGTGAAGCCAGGGGCCTGGATCTACGACGAGGGGGTGCCCCCCGATGTCCACCCGGCGGTCCGGGGGGTGCCGGGGGTGCGGGTCATCCCCGGGGGGGTGGTGCGGCTTCCCGGGGCCGCCCGGGCCACCCTGGACCTCCACTTCGGTGCCCCCGACCAGGTGCCGGCCTGCCTGGCGGAGACCATGATCCTGGCTGCGGAGGAGGCCTTTTCCCGCAAGAGCCTGGGCGGGGAGGTGAAGGCGGAGAACATCCAGTTCTTCGTGGAGCGGGCGGAGGCCTTGGGCTTCCGGGTGGTGGAGTAG
- a CDS encoding TerC family protein yields MEWLTNPEVWIAFLTLTTLEVVLGVDNVIFISILASKLPKEEQDRARMVGISLAAVTRILFLLSIAWIMALKKPLFALLGHEVTGKDLVLIAGGLFLLYKSVKEIHEKLEGESGHAVRRVAPSFASVIGQVLLLDIVFSIDSVITAVGLTSYVPVMVAAILTSVAVMLLASRAIYAFVNRHPTVKMLALSFLLLIGFTLVAEGTGVHIPKGYVYFAMGFAVFVEWLNLRAGLRGKPVKLHDPYEEEA; encoded by the coding sequence ATGGAGTGGCTTACCAACCCCGAGGTCTGGATCGCCTTCCTCACCCTCACGACCCTGGAGGTGGTCCTGGGCGTGGACAACGTGATCTTCATCAGCATCCTGGCCTCCAAGCTCCCCAAGGAGGAGCAGGACCGGGCCCGGATGGTGGGGATCTCCCTGGCGGCGGTCACCCGGATCCTCTTCCTCCTCTCCATCGCCTGGATCATGGCCTTGAAGAAGCCCCTTTTCGCCCTCCTAGGCCACGAGGTGACGGGCAAGGACCTGGTCCTCATCGCCGGGGGGCTTTTCCTCCTCTACAAGTCGGTGAAGGAGATCCACGAGAAGCTGGAAGGGGAGTCGGGGCACGCGGTGCGCCGGGTGGCCCCTTCCTTCGCCTCGGTGATCGGGCAGGTCCTCCTCCTGGACATCGTCTTCTCCATTGACTCCGTGATCACCGCGGTGGGGCTTACCTCCTACGTCCCGGTGATGGTGGCGGCCATCCTCACCTCGGTGGCCGTCATGCTCCTGGCCTCCCGGGCGATCTACGCCTTCGTGAACCGCCACCCCACGGTGAAGATGCTGGCCCTCTCCTTCCTCCTCCTCATCGGCTTCACCCTGGTGGCCGAGGGCACGGGGGTCCACATCCCCAAGGGCTACGTCTACTTCGCCATGGGCTTCGCCGTCTTCGTGGAGTGGCTCAACCTGCGGGCAGGCCTTAGGGGCAAGCCGGTGAAACTCCACGACCCCTATGAGGAAGAGGCGTAA
- the rpmI gene encoding 50S ribosomal protein L35, whose amino-acid sequence MPKMKTHKGAKKRVKVTASGKVVAMKTGKRHLNWHKSGGEIRKKGRKFTLAEPEAERIKLLLPYA is encoded by the coding sequence ATGCCGAAGATGAAGACCCATAAGGGCGCCAAGAAGCGGGTCAAGGTGACCGCTTCGGGCAAGGTGGTGGCCATGAAGACGGGCAAGCGGCACCTGAACTGGCACAAGTCGGGGGGCGAGATCCGTAAGAAGGGGCGGAAGTTCACCCTCGCTGAGCCCGAGGCGGAGCGGATCAAGCTCCTCCTGCCCTACGCCTAA
- the rplT gene encoding 50S ribosomal protein L20, whose protein sequence is MPRAKTGVVRRRKHKKILKLAKGYWGLRSKSFRKARETLFAAGNYAYAHRKRKKRDFRKLWIVRINAACRQHGMNYSSFMNGLKKAGVELDRKVLADLAVREPQAFALLVEKAKAARAS, encoded by the coding sequence ATGCCGCGCGCCAAAACCGGTGTCGTCCGCCGCAGGAAGCACAAGAAGATCCTCAAGCTGGCCAAGGGGTACTGGGGCCTGCGCTCCAAAAGCTTCCGCAAGGCCCGGGAAACCCTCTTCGCCGCTGGCAACTACGCCTACGCCCACCGCAAGCGGAAGAAGCGGGACTTCCGCAAGCTCTGGATCGTGCGCATCAACGCCGCCTGCCGCCAGCACGGCATGAACTACTCCTCCTTCATGAACGGCCTGAAGAAGGCGGGGGTGGAGCTGGACCGCAAGGTGCTGGCCGATCTGGCGGTGCGTGAGCCCCAGGCCTTCGCCCTCCTGGTGGAGAAGGCCAAGGCCGCCCGGGCCTCTTAG
- the infC gene encoding translation initiation factor IF-3, translated as MKEYLTNERIRAKQVRVIGSDGQQLGIMDTREALRLAQEQDLDLVLVGPTADPPVARIMDYSKWRYEQQVAEKEARKKAKRTEVKSIKFRVKIDNHDYQTKLNHIKRFLEEGHKVKVTIMFRGREMSHPELGEKLLERVAEDLKGLAVVEMRPELLGRDMNMLLAPAKVSA; from the coding sequence ATAAAGGAGTACCTGACCAACGAACGCATCCGCGCCAAACAGGTGAGGGTCATCGGATCCGATGGCCAGCAGCTCGGCATCATGGACACCCGGGAGGCTTTGCGCCTGGCCCAGGAGCAGGACCTGGACCTGGTCCTGGTGGGCCCCACCGCCGACCCGCCCGTGGCCCGCATCATGGACTACTCCAAGTGGCGCTACGAGCAGCAGGTGGCGGAGAAGGAGGCCCGGAAGAAGGCCAAGCGCACCGAGGTCAAGTCCATCAAGTTCCGGGTCAAGATCGATAACCACGACTATCAGACCAAGCTGAACCATATCAAGCGCTTCCTGGAAGAAGGGCACAAGGTCAAGGTGACCATCATGTTCCGGGGGCGGGAGATGAGCCACCCGGAGCTGGGGGAGAAGCTTCTGGAGCGGGTGGCCGAGGACCTGAAGGGCCTGGCCGTGGTGGAGATGCGGCCCGAGCTTCTGGGCCGGGACATGAACATGCTCCTGGCCCCGGCCAAGGTGTCTGCCTAG
- a CDS encoding superoxide dismutase: MPYPFKLPELGYPYEALEPHIDAKTMEIHHQKHHGAYVNNLNAALEKYPYLQGAEVETLLRHLAALPADIQTAVRNNGGGHLNHSLFWKLLTPGGAKEPVGELKKAVDEQFGGFASLKEKLTQAAMGRFGSGWAWLVKDPFGKLHVLSTPNQDNPVMEGFTPILGIDVWEHAYYLKYQNRRAEYLEAIWNVLNWDVAEAFYKG; encoded by the coding sequence ATGCCGTATCCGTTCAAGCTGCCGGAGCTGGGTTACCCCTACGAGGCCCTCGAGCCCCACATCGACGCCAAGACCATGGAGATCCACCACCAGAAGCACCACGGGGCCTACGTGAACAACCTGAACGCCGCCCTGGAAAAGTACCCCTACCTGCAAGGGGCCGAGGTGGAAACCCTCCTAAGGCACCTGGCCGCCTTGCCTGCCGACATCCAGACCGCGGTGCGCAACAACGGGGGCGGGCACCTGAACCACAGCCTCTTCTGGAAGCTCCTCACCCCAGGCGGGGCCAAGGAGCCCGTGGGGGAGCTGAAGAAGGCGGTGGACGAGCAGTTTGGCGGCTTCGCAAGCCTCAAGGAGAAGCTCACCCAGGCCGCCATGGGCCGCTTCGGCTCCGGCTGGGCCTGGCTGGTCAAGGACCCCTTCGGCAAGCTGCATGTCCTCTCCACCCCCAACCAGGACAACCCGGTGATGGAGGGCTTCACCCCCATCCTGGGCATTGACGTGTGGGAGCACGCTTACTACCTGAAGTACCAAAACCGCCGCGCCGAGTACCTGGAGGCCATCTGGAACGTCCTCAACTGGGACGTGGCCGAGGCCTTCTACAAGGGCTAA
- the mqnB gene encoding futalosine hydrolase — MWLLLSPTALEAPFLQGEAFTFLGRKGLRGEGFVYLETGIGKVNAALTLAAWAARHPVEQALLFGLAGAYPHSGLALGEVVLVGEEVEADLGLREGLAPLGFPALEVGGVRYHNRFPLDPGLTQGLAQGLGLRVVVGLTRDLVSETPGEARSLAEGWGADLENMEGAAFARVCLALGFPGAELRAISNPAGNRDKGAWRVREAVLALGETVGRILKRGPRGAPLA, encoded by the coding sequence GTGTGGCTTCTCCTTTCCCCCACGGCCCTCGAGGCCCCCTTTCTCCAGGGGGAGGCCTTTACCTTCCTGGGCCGCAAGGGGCTAAGGGGGGAGGGCTTCGTCTACCTGGAAACGGGGATCGGCAAGGTCAACGCCGCCCTCACCCTGGCGGCCTGGGCGGCGCGCCACCCGGTGGAGCAGGCCCTCCTCTTCGGCCTCGCGGGCGCCTATCCCCATAGCGGACTGGCCCTGGGGGAGGTGGTCCTGGTGGGGGAGGAGGTGGAGGCGGACCTGGGCCTAAGGGAGGGCCTTGCGCCCCTGGGCTTCCCCGCCTTGGAGGTGGGGGGGGTGCGCTACCACAACCGCTTTCCCCTGGACCCCGGCCTCACCCAGGGCCTAGCCCAGGGCTTGGGCCTGCGGGTGGTGGTGGGCCTGACCCGGGACCTGGTTTCGGAAACCCCGGGGGAGGCCCGTTCCCTGGCCGAGGGGTGGGGGGCGGACCTGGAAAACATGGAGGGGGCAGCCTTCGCCCGGGTCTGCCTGGCCCTGGGCTTCCCCGGGGCCGAGCTCAGGGCCATCTCCAACCCCGCGGGGAACCGGGACAAGGGGGCCTGGCGGGTGAGGGAGGCGGTCTTGGCCCTGGGGGAGACGGTGGGGCGGATCCTAAAAAGGGGGCCCCGCGGAGCCCCCTTGGCCTAA
- the fumC gene encoding class II fumarate hydratase, which produces MEYRIERDTMGEVKVPADRYWGAQTQRSLEHFRIGAWRFRMPLEVIRAYGMLKKAAARANLELGELPEPIAKAIIQAAEEVIQGKLDEHFPLVVFQTGSGTQTNMNVNEVLANRASEILGHPLGSKYVHPNDHVNRGQSSNDTFPTAMYVATALALQGRLYPAAEALIQTLEEKARAFDGIVKVGRTHLMDAVPITLGQEVGSWAAQLKTTLGMVREAEKGLYNLAIGGTAVGTGLNAHPRFGELVARYLAEETGLPFRVAENRFAALAAHDELVQVMGSLRTLAGALMKVGNDIRWLASGPYGGIGEIFIPANEPGSSIMPGKVNPTQVEALTMVVVRVFGNDHAVAFAGSQGNFQLNVYKPVMVDAALESITLLADAMASFNEHLAQGIEPNLERIAEHLEKNPMLATALNRAIGYDKAAEVVKKALKEKKTLKQAALELGYLTEEAFDRIVVPLRLAKPHEG; this is translated from the coding sequence ATGGAATACCGGATTGAGCGGGATACCATGGGCGAGGTCAAGGTGCCGGCAGACCGCTACTGGGGGGCCCAGACCCAGCGCTCCTTGGAGCACTTCAGGATTGGGGCCTGGCGCTTCCGCATGCCCCTCGAGGTCATCCGCGCCTACGGGATGCTGAAAAAGGCCGCGGCCAGAGCCAACCTGGAGCTGGGAGAGCTCCCCGAGCCCATCGCCAAGGCCATCATCCAGGCGGCGGAGGAGGTCATCCAGGGAAAGCTGGACGAGCACTTCCCCCTGGTGGTCTTCCAGACCGGCTCCGGCACCCAGACCAACATGAACGTGAACGAGGTCCTGGCCAACCGGGCCTCGGAAATCCTGGGCCACCCCCTGGGCTCCAAGTACGTCCACCCCAACGACCACGTGAACCGGGGCCAAAGCTCCAACGACACCTTCCCCACCGCCATGTACGTGGCCACCGCCTTGGCCCTGCAAGGGAGGCTCTACCCCGCGGCGGAGGCCCTGATCCAAACCCTGGAGGAAAAGGCCCGGGCCTTTGACGGCATCGTTAAGGTGGGCCGCACCCACCTGATGGACGCCGTGCCCATCACCCTGGGCCAGGAGGTGGGCAGCTGGGCGGCCCAACTCAAGACCACCCTGGGCATGGTGAGGGAGGCGGAGAAGGGGCTCTACAACCTCGCCATCGGGGGCACCGCGGTGGGCACGGGCCTCAACGCCCACCCCCGCTTCGGGGAGCTGGTGGCCCGCTACCTGGCGGAGGAAACCGGCCTCCCCTTCCGGGTGGCGGAAAACCGCTTCGCCGCCCTGGCCGCCCACGACGAGCTGGTGCAGGTGATGGGGTCCTTGCGCACCCTGGCCGGGGCCCTGATGAAGGTGGGCAACGACATCCGCTGGCTGGCCTCCGGGCCTTACGGGGGGATCGGGGAGATCTTCATCCCCGCCAACGAGCCCGGCTCCTCCATCATGCCGGGGAAGGTGAACCCCACCCAGGTGGAGGCCCTGACCATGGTGGTGGTGCGGGTCTTCGGCAACGACCACGCGGTGGCCTTTGCCGGCAGCCAGGGCAACTTCCAGCTCAACGTCTACAAGCCGGTGATGGTGGACGCCGCCCTGGAGTCCATCACCCTCCTGGCGGACGCCATGGCCTCCTTCAACGAGCACCTGGCCCAGGGGATTGAGCCCAACCTGGAGCGGATCGCGGAACACCTGGAGAAAAACCCCATGCTGGCCACCGCCCTCAACCGGGCCATCGGCTACGACAAGGCGGCGGAGGTGGTGAAGAAGGCCCTCAAGGAGAAGAAAACCCTGAAGCAGGCGGCCTTGGAGCTGGGCTACCTCACGGAGGAAGCGTTTGACCGCATCGTGGTGCCCCTGAGGCTGGCCAAGCCCCACGAGGGCTAG
- a CDS encoding small multi-drug export protein, which produces MPPEVYVILVAALPVVELRGAIPLGVALGLPPGKAFFLALLGNLLVAPVALGLLPWAILLLTRFPLLARAWEALEARVRLKGEEQVQRLGALGLFLFVAVPLPGTGAWSGAVLAVVLGLRRRYALLAISLGVLAAGLIVLLLTGGAVAGLNYLR; this is translated from the coding sequence ATGCCGCCCGAAGTTTACGTGATCCTGGTGGCCGCCCTGCCGGTGGTGGAGCTCCGGGGGGCCATCCCCCTGGGGGTGGCCCTGGGCCTGCCGCCGGGGAAGGCCTTTTTCCTGGCCCTCCTGGGCAACCTCCTGGTGGCCCCGGTGGCCTTAGGGCTTTTGCCCTGGGCCATCCTCCTCCTCACCCGGTTTCCCCTCCTGGCCCGGGCTTGGGAGGCCCTCGAGGCCCGGGTGCGCCTCAAGGGGGAGGAGCAGGTGCAGCGCCTAGGGGCCTTGGGCCTTTTCCTCTTCGTGGCCGTGCCCCTGCCCGGCACCGGGGCCTGGAGCGGGGCGGTGCTGGCCGTGGTCTTGGGGCTTAGGCGCCGCTACGCCCTTCTGGCCATCTCCTTGGGGGTTCTGGCGGCGGGGCTCATCGTTCTCCTCCTTACGGGGGGGGCGGTGGCCGGGCTAAACTACCTGCGATGA